CCAGATTGGCACAACCCTTGCTCCATACATGGGCAATTGGTAACGAAGCCGACCTAATAACCCATTGAAGATGGAGGGAAAGAAAATGCTGAGCAAGATGAGAAACGAAAAAGGTTTTACCCTGATCGAGCTGATGATCGTTGTCGCCATCATCGGCATCCTGGCGGCCATCGCCATCCCCAACTTCCTCAACCTCAAGGACAAGGCCCTGTTCGGTACCGCCAAGGCCAACGTGGACGTGCTCCGCTCGGTGCTCGCTTCCTACGCCGCCGACGATCCCACCAACAGGTATCCGATGTCGCTTGGTGGGAATTACACCTGGATTCGCGGGCTCCTGAAGGAGGCCAACCTCCCAGAGCAGCCGGAAGAGGCCAAGTGGCTGCCCGGCTCCTTCACCTACACCAGTAACGGCACGAATTTCCAGATCTACGTCAAGGCTACAGACAGGTCCCAAGACACCCTCTGGGGGACCCCGTCCGGCATCACGCCCAACGCCTATCCCTGGCCGTAAGAACAAACTGGACGACATTGTTTTGTCGGCAGACGGCGGGTTTTACCGCCGTCTGCCTT
This genomic stretch from bacterium harbors:
- a CDS encoding prepilin-type N-terminal cleavage/methylation domain-containing protein, with the translated sequence MLSKMRNEKGFTLIELMIVVAIIGILAAIAIPNFLNLKDKALFGTAKANVDVLRSVLASYAADDPTNRYPMSLGGNYTWIRGLLKEANLPEQPEEAKWLPGSFTYTSNGTNFQIYVKATDRSQDTLWGTPSGITPNAYPWP